A portion of the Faecalibacterium sp. I3-3-89 genome contains these proteins:
- a CDS encoding DUF4869 domain-containing protein translates to MLNIYFGDMPEAVYNTSVYFNYTYEDEWLTSDFAKEVIKKIDKSDVKGPHAVESPVLGVISPEKLSGGTKTLLLMANDSEKVFNASTCGDNCAPFILKLAKKKDLTINLRHLMDFGKKKFPVDVKVLNTGDVVHSMEELMPIAFQFV, encoded by the coding sequence ATGCTGAACATCTACTTTGGAGATATGCCGGAGGCTGTCTACAATACTTCGGTCTATTTTAACTATACCTACGAGGACGAGTGGCTGACTTCTGACTTTGCCAAAGAGGTCATCAAGAAAATTGACAAGTCCGATGTCAAAGGCCCTCATGCGGTGGAAAGCCCGGTTCTGGGGGTTATCTCGCCGGAAAAACTGTCTGGCGGCACGAAAACGCTTTTGCTGATGGCAAACGACTCGGAAAAGGTATTCAATGCCTCAACTTGCGGTGACAACTGTGCACCCTTTATTCTGAAGCTGGCGAAAAAGAAGGATTTGACTATCAACCTGCGGCATCTCATGGATTTCGGCAAGAAGAAATTCCCGGTGGACGTAAAAGTCCTGAATACCGGTGATGTGGTGCACAGCATGGAAGAACTGATGCCGATTGCATTTCAGTTTGTGTGA
- a CDS encoding helix-turn-helix domain-containing protein, with product MLDNYPDVLSFRQVMEITHVGRNLLLRLLNSGEIPAFKMGKLWKVYKQDLIQYMSQCQ from the coding sequence ATGCTAGACAACTATCCCGATGTCCTGAGTTTCCGGCAGGTCATGGAAATTACGCATGTTGGCAGAAATCTACTGCTTCGTCTTCTGAACAGCGGCGAAATCCCTGCCTTCAAGATGGGAAAACTCTGGAAGGTTTACAAACAAGACCTGATTCAGTATATGAGCCAATGTCAGTAA
- the ppdK gene encoding pyruvate, phosphate dikinase produces MSKKYLYYFSEGNDAFGGDKVTMKNILGGKGAGLAEMTAAGMPVPQGFTITTEACTQYYADGRQINDEITADIFEHVKGLEKITGKTFGDNENPLLVSVRSGARQSMPGMMDTILNLGLNDEAVEGLAKKTNNARFAYDCYRRFVQMFADVVMMVPKSLFEVEIDKMKEAKGVKNDVDLTAEDLKELVGTFKKIYEDNEGRPFPQDPKDQLIEAVKAVFRSWDNPRANVYRKMNEIPYEWGTAVNVQQMAFGNSGDRSGTGVAFTRDPATGAKKLMGEYLINAQGEDVVAGVRTPSPISHLHEQMPEVYDQFVEIATRLENYFRDMQDMEFTIEDGHLYMLQTRNGKRTAQAALQIACDLVDEGMITEQEAVLRVEPKQLDTLLHPQFDAAALKAAEVVGKGLAASPGSACGQIVFTAEEAEEMVKSGKMKKVVLVRLETSPEDIVGMQVSQGILTVRGGMTSHAAVVARGMGTCCVSGCGNDNEVKIDEEAKTFEINGHKFVEGDWISIDGSTGNIYGEQVATVAATGNKNFNRFMGWADAARQLLVMTNADNPRDAQQAVDLGAEGIGLCRTEHMFFAEDRIKAVREMICARTVEERETALAKVEPFQQSDFEAMYRIMGERPMTIRYLDPPLHEFLPTKDEDIKELAADMGMTFDDLKNVVASLHEFNPMMGHRGCRLAVTYPEIAAMQTRAVIKAALNVSAETGYVITPHIMIPLVGEVKELKFVKDVVVKVADELIAASGVDMKYLVGTMIEIPRAALTAGDIAKEAEFFSFGTNDLTQMTFGFSRDDAAKFLGAYYENKIYESDPFQHLDQVGVGKLIKMAAHDGRETRADLGLGICGEHGGDPSSVEFCHNVGLDYVSCSPFRVPIARLAAAQAAIKNPRA; encoded by the coding sequence ATGAGCAAAAAGTATCTGTACTACTTCAGCGAAGGCAACGATGCCTTTGGCGGCGACAAGGTCACCATGAAGAACATTCTGGGCGGCAAGGGCGCTGGTCTGGCCGAGATGACTGCAGCCGGTATGCCGGTCCCGCAGGGCTTCACCATCACTACGGAAGCCTGCACCCAGTACTACGCAGACGGTCGTCAGATCAACGACGAGATCACCGCTGACATTTTCGAGCACGTCAAGGGCCTCGAGAAGATCACCGGCAAGACCTTCGGCGACAACGAGAACCCGCTGCTGGTCTCCGTCCGCTCCGGCGCACGTCAGTCCATGCCCGGCATGATGGACACCATCCTGAACCTCGGTCTGAACGACGAGGCAGTCGAGGGTCTGGCCAAGAAGACCAATAACGCCCGTTTCGCATACGACTGCTACCGCCGCTTCGTGCAGATGTTCGCCGACGTCGTCATGATGGTCCCGAAGAGCCTGTTCGAGGTCGAGATCGATAAGATGAAGGAAGCCAAGGGCGTCAAGAACGACGTTGACCTGACTGCCGAGGACCTGAAGGAGCTGGTCGGCACCTTCAAGAAGATCTACGAGGACAACGAGGGCAGACCCTTCCCGCAGGATCCCAAGGATCAGCTGATCGAGGCCGTCAAGGCTGTCTTCCGCAGCTGGGACAACCCCCGTGCAAACGTCTACCGTAAGATGAACGAGATCCCCTACGAGTGGGGCACCGCTGTCAACGTCCAGCAGATGGCCTTCGGCAACTCCGGCGACCGCTCCGGCACCGGCGTCGCATTCACCCGTGACCCCGCCACCGGCGCAAAGAAGCTGATGGGCGAGTACCTGATCAATGCACAGGGCGAGGACGTCGTTGCTGGTGTCCGCACTCCGTCCCCCATCAGCCACCTGCACGAGCAGATGCCTGAGGTGTACGATCAGTTCGTTGAGATCGCAACCCGTCTGGAGAACTACTTCCGCGATATGCAGGATATGGAGTTCACCATCGAGGACGGCCACCTGTATATGCTGCAGACCCGCAACGGCAAGCGTACCGCTCAGGCTGCCCTGCAGATCGCCTGCGATCTGGTGGACGAGGGCATGATCACCGAGCAGGAGGCTGTCCTGCGCGTTGAGCCCAAGCAGCTGGATACCCTGCTGCATCCCCAGTTCGATGCTGCTGCTCTGAAGGCTGCCGAGGTCGTCGGCAAGGGTCTGGCAGCTTCTCCCGGTTCTGCCTGCGGCCAGATCGTCTTCACCGCCGAGGAGGCTGAGGAGATGGTCAAGTCCGGCAAGATGAAGAAGGTCGTTCTGGTTCGTCTGGAGACCTCTCCCGAGGACATCGTCGGTATGCAGGTGTCTCAGGGCATCCTGACCGTCCGCGGCGGCATGACCAGCCACGCAGCCGTTGTTGCCCGTGGTATGGGCACCTGCTGTGTCTCCGGCTGCGGCAACGACAACGAGGTGAAGATCGACGAAGAGGCTAAGACCTTCGAAATCAACGGCCACAAGTTCGTTGAGGGCGACTGGATCTCCATCGACGGCTCCACCGGTAACATCTACGGCGAGCAGGTCGCAACCGTCGCCGCTACCGGCAACAAGAACTTCAATCGCTTTATGGGCTGGGCAGACGCTGCTCGTCAGCTGCTGGTCATGACCAATGCGGATAACCCGCGCGACGCACAGCAGGCAGTGGATCTGGGTGCTGAGGGCATCGGCCTGTGCCGTACCGAGCATATGTTCTTCGCAGAGGACCGCATCAAGGCTGTCCGCGAGATGATCTGCGCCCGTACTGTGGAGGAGCGCGAGACTGCTCTGGCCAAGGTCGAGCCGTTCCAGCAGAGCGACTTCGAGGCGATGTACCGCATCATGGGTGAGCGCCCGATGACCATCCGTTATCTGGATCCGCCTCTCCACGAGTTCCTGCCCACCAAGGACGAGGACATCAAGGAGCTGGCTGCCGATATGGGCATGACCTTCGATGACCTGAAGAATGTCGTTGCTTCTCTGCACGAGTTCAACCCCATGATGGGCCATCGTGGCTGCCGTCTGGCTGTCACCTATCCCGAGATCGCAGCAATGCAGACCCGCGCTGTCATCAAGGCAGCTCTGAACGTCTCTGCTGAGACCGGCTACGTCATCACCCCGCACATCATGATCCCGCTGGTCGGCGAGGTCAAGGAGCTGAAGTTCGTCAAGGACGTTGTTGTCAAGGTCGCTGACGAGCTGATCGCCGCCTCCGGTGTTGATATGAAGTATCTGGTCGGTACCATGATCGAGATCCCCCGTGCAGCTCTGACTGCTGGTGATATCGCCAAGGAGGCTGAGTTCTTCAGCTTCGGCACCAACGATCTGACCCAGATGACCTTCGGCTTCAGCCGTGACGATGCTGCAAAGTTCCTCGGCGCTTACTACGAGAACAAGATCTACGAGAGCGATCCGTTCCAGCATCTGGATCAGGTCGGCGTCGGCAAACTGATCAAGATGGCTGCTCACGATGGCCGTGAGACCCGTGCTGATCTGGGTCTGGGCATCTGCGGCGAGCACGGCGGCGATCCCTCCAGCGTCGAGTTCTGCCACAATGTTGGTCTGGACTACGTCAGCTGCTCTCCCTTCCGTGTGCCTATCGCACGTCTGGCTGCTGCGCAGGCTGCTATTAAAAACCCGAGAGCATAA
- a CDS encoding DapH/DapD/GlmU-related protein: MQNIDASALAAAKAKLDAAEAQREEVLLRHIANGVDIRSRSVEIDPEVVIAPGAVILAGTILKGRTVIGAGCVIGPNTLIEDSTVDEGTSVNASQVYSSHLGPHNNIGPFTHVRINTVTGYGVHLGAYVETKNSSFARGNTVSHLTYIGDSDVGKYCNFGCGTVTCNYDGKDKFRTTIGDYCFIGCNTNLVAPVTIGDGAYTAAGSTITKDVPPQALGIARERQTNLDGWAEPKMEAYIAKKQKLEQEQG, from the coding sequence ATGCAGAACATCGATGCATCCGCACTGGCCGCCGCAAAGGCCAAGCTCGACGCCGCCGAGGCACAGCGTGAAGAGGTGCTGCTGCGCCACATCGCAAACGGCGTGGACATCCGCAGCCGCAGTGTCGAGATCGACCCCGAGGTCGTCATCGCCCCGGGCGCTGTCATCCTCGCGGGCACCATCCTGAAGGGCCGGACGGTCATCGGCGCAGGCTGCGTCATCGGCCCCAACACCCTCATCGAGGACAGCACCGTGGACGAGGGCACCTCCGTCAACGCAAGTCAGGTCTACAGCAGCCATCTCGGCCCCCACAACAACATCGGCCCCTTTACCCATGTCCGCATCAACACCGTCACCGGCTACGGCGTGCATCTGGGCGCTTACGTCGAGACGAAGAACTCCAGCTTCGCCCGGGGCAATACCGTCAGCCACCTGACCTACATCGGCGACAGCGATGTGGGCAAATACTGCAACTTCGGCTGCGGCACCGTCACCTGCAACTACGACGGCAAGGATAAGTTCCGCACGACCATTGGCGACTACTGCTTCATCGGCTGCAACACCAACCTCGTGGCCCCCGTCACCATCGGTGACGGAGCCTACACCGCCGCCGGCAGCACCATCACCAAAGACGTGCCCCCGCAGGCACTTGGCATCGCCCGCGAGCGCCAGACCAACCTCGACGGCTGGGCCGAGCCGAAGATGGAAGCGTACATTGCAAAAAAGCAGAAACTGGAACAGGAGCAGGGCTGA
- the pth gene encoding aminoacyl-tRNA hydrolase, whose translation MNTNDIWLIAGLGNPEPKYDGTRHNAGFSALDDLAGRWGISVSKTKFQGLWGQGEVDGHKVVLLKPLTYMNLSGDSIAPLAGFFKIPADHVIVLCDDITQSPGKLRIRPSGSAGGHNGLKSIIARLGSENFPRIRIGVGAKPRPDYDLADWVLGKFPPDDAKALADRLPDLEAAAKLIMDGKLGLAQSKYNG comes from the coding sequence ATGAATACCAATGACATCTGGCTCATTGCCGGCCTCGGCAACCCGGAGCCAAAATACGACGGCACCCGCCACAACGCAGGCTTTTCCGCGCTGGACGATCTGGCGGGCAGATGGGGCATCTCCGTCTCCAAGACCAAGTTTCAGGGTCTGTGGGGGCAGGGCGAGGTGGACGGCCATAAGGTCGTGCTCCTCAAGCCCCTGACCTATATGAACCTCTCGGGCGACTCCATCGCCCCGCTGGCGGGCTTCTTCAAGATCCCCGCCGACCACGTCATCGTCCTCTGCGACGACATCACCCAAAGCCCCGGCAAGCTGCGTATCCGGCCCTCCGGCTCGGCAGGCGGCCACAACGGCCTCAAGAGCATCATCGCCCGCCTCGGCAGCGAAAACTTCCCCCGCATCCGCATCGGGGTGGGCGCAAAGCCCCGCCCGGACTACGACCTCGCCGACTGGGTGCTGGGTAAGTTCCCGCCCGACGACGCCAAGGCCCTCGCCGACCGCCTGCCCGACCTCGAGGCCGCTGCCAAGCTCATCATGGACGGCAAGCTCGGTCTGGCGCAGAGCAAGTATAACGGGTGA